From the genome of Duffyella gerundensis, one region includes:
- the sirB1 gene encoding invasion regulator SirB1 — protein MTSVAQLDFTQPSLCEAVIKTTLAIRHDFPLEKVNAQLDALVAEAREFVSGESEQDLQLEKLLELFYQHWKFGGASGIYNLSDALWVDKVLDTRQGTAVSLGMILLHIAHKLSLPVMPVIFPTQLILRADWLDEEMWLINPFNGDTLDTHTLEVWLKGNISPTTELYDEDLEEAESALVIRKMLDTLKAALMEEKHMEMALNVSQVLLQLDPDDPYEIRDRGLIYVQLDCEHIALSDLNYFVEHCPEDPISEMIKVQIHSIEQKQVTLH, from the coding sequence ATGACCTCCGTAGCACAACTCGATTTTACGCAGCCATCGCTCTGTGAAGCGGTGATCAAGACCACGCTTGCGATTCGTCATGACTTCCCTCTGGAAAAAGTTAACGCCCAGCTGGACGCACTGGTTGCAGAGGCGCGCGAATTCGTCAGTGGCGAAAGTGAACAGGATCTGCAGCTGGAAAAGCTGCTGGAACTGTTTTATCAGCACTGGAAGTTTGGCGGTGCCAGCGGCATCTATAATCTCTCCGATGCGCTCTGGGTCGATAAAGTGCTCGACACCCGTCAGGGTACCGCGGTGTCGCTGGGCATGATCCTGCTGCACATTGCGCACAAGCTGTCACTGCCGGTAATGCCGGTGATCTTCCCGACGCAGCTGATTCTGCGCGCTGACTGGCTCGATGAAGAGATGTGGCTGATCAATCCGTTCAACGGCGATACGCTGGATACGCATACGCTGGAAGTGTGGTTGAAAGGCAACATCAGTCCGACCACCGAACTGTATGACGAAGATCTGGAAGAAGCGGAGTCGGCGCTGGTGATCCGCAAGATGCTCGACACGCTGAAGGCGGCATTGATGGAAGAGAAGCACATGGAGATGGCGCTCAACGTCAGCCAGGTGCTGCTGCAGCTCGATCCCGATGACCCGTATGAAATCCGCGATCGCGGCCTGATTTACGTGCAGCTCGACTGTGAACACATCGCCCTGAGCGATCTCAACTACTTTGTTGAGCACTGCCCGGAAGATCCAATTAGCGAGATGATCAAAGTACAGATTCATTCCATTGAACAGAAACAGGTAACGCTGCACTAA
- the kdsA gene encoding 3-deoxy-8-phosphooctulonate synthase, protein MTQKVVNIGDIKVANDLPFVLFGGMNVLESQDLAMRICEHYVKVTEKLGIPYVFKASFDKANRSSIHSYRGPGLEEGMKIFQALKQAFGVKIITDVHEASQAQPVSEVVDVIQLPAFLARQTDLVEAMAKTGAVINIKKPQFVSPGQMGNIVEKFAEGGNENVILCDRGANFGYDNLVVDMLGFNVMKKVSKNSPVIFDVTHALQTRDPFGAASGGRRAQVAELARAGMAVGIAGLFIEAHPEPNSAMCDGPSALPLDKLEPFLAQMKAIDDLVKGFPELDTSK, encoded by the coding sequence ATGACACAGAAAGTAGTCAATATTGGCGATATCAAAGTAGCAAACGACCTGCCGTTCGTGCTGTTTGGCGGGATGAACGTGCTGGAATCTCAGGATCTGGCTATGCGTATCTGTGAGCATTACGTGAAGGTCACCGAGAAACTCGGCATTCCTTACGTATTCAAGGCGTCGTTCGATAAAGCTAACCGCTCATCCATCCACTCCTACCGCGGTCCGGGTCTGGAAGAGGGCATGAAGATTTTCCAGGCGCTGAAGCAGGCGTTTGGCGTCAAAATCATTACCGATGTGCATGAAGCCTCACAGGCGCAGCCGGTTTCTGAAGTGGTCGATGTGATTCAGCTGCCAGCGTTCCTTGCCCGGCAGACCGATCTGGTGGAAGCGATGGCGAAAACTGGCGCAGTGATCAACATCAAGAAACCACAGTTCGTTAGCCCGGGTCAGATGGGCAATATCGTTGAGAAGTTTGCCGAAGGCGGCAACGAAAACGTGATTCTGTGCGATCGCGGCGCTAACTTTGGCTATGACAACCTGGTTGTCGATATGCTCGGCTTTAACGTCATGAAGAAAGTCAGCAAGAACAGCCCGGTTATTTTTGACGTGACGCATGCGCTGCAAACCCGCGATCCGTTCGGTGCCGCCTCTGGCGGACGTCGCGCACAGGTTGCCGAGCTGGCGCGTGCCGGTATGGCGGTGGGTATCGCCGGTCTGTTTATCGAAGCGCATCCTGAGCCGAACAGCGCAATGTGCGACGGCCCGTCGGCGCTGCCGCTGGACAAGCTGGAGCCGTTCCTCGCGCAGATGAAAGCAATTGACGATCTGGTCAAAGGCTTCCCTGAGCTGGACACCAGCAAGTAA
- the chaA gene encoding sodium-potassium/proton antiporter ChaA: MPGHEGKTRHTEYTLFLPIAALAALWFFGNSQNFPLVIALNALALVGILSSAFSVVRHADVLAHRLGEPYGSLILSLSVVILEVSLISALMATGSAAPALMRDTLYSIIMIVTSGLVGFALLLGGRKFATQYLNLAGVKQYMIAIFPLAILVLVFPNALPGGNFTTGQALLIAAISAAMYGVFLLIQTKTHQSLFIYEHEDESDDGDPHHGKPSAHTSLRHALWLIVHLVAVIAVTKMNANPLEYLLTELNAPEQFTGFLVALLILSPEGLGAIKAVLANQVQRAMNLFFGSVLATISLTVPAVTLIATLTHQELVFGLEPPHMVMMIAVLILCHISFSTGRTNVLNGAAHLALFVGYLMTIML; encoded by the coding sequence ATGCCCGGACACGAAGGTAAAACTCGTCACACAGAATATACGCTCTTCCTCCCGATAGCCGCACTGGCGGCGCTCTGGTTTTTTGGTAACTCACAGAATTTTCCCTTAGTCATCGCGCTCAATGCGCTGGCGCTGGTCGGTATTCTCAGCAGCGCCTTTAGTGTGGTTCGTCACGCCGACGTGCTGGCTCACCGCCTCGGCGAACCCTACGGCTCATTGATCCTGAGCCTGTCGGTGGTGATTCTTGAAGTCAGTTTGATCTCCGCCCTGATGGCGACCGGCAGCGCCGCGCCCGCGCTGATGCGCGACACGCTCTACTCCATCATCATGATTGTGACATCCGGGCTGGTGGGCTTCGCCCTGCTGCTTGGCGGGCGCAAATTTGCCACGCAGTACCTCAACCTGGCTGGCGTGAAGCAATATATGATTGCTATCTTTCCGCTGGCGATTCTGGTGCTGGTGTTTCCCAACGCGCTGCCGGGCGGCAATTTCACTACCGGTCAGGCGTTATTGATTGCTGCCATTTCCGCGGCGATGTACGGCGTTTTTCTGCTGATACAGACCAAAACTCACCAAAGCCTGTTTATCTACGAGCATGAAGATGAGAGTGACGATGGCGATCCGCATCACGGCAAGCCGTCGGCGCACACCAGCCTGCGCCATGCGCTGTGGCTGATCGTGCATCTGGTGGCGGTGATCGCCGTGACCAAGATGAATGCCAATCCGCTGGAATACCTGCTGACCGAGCTGAATGCGCCGGAGCAGTTTACCGGCTTCCTCGTCGCCCTGCTGATCCTGTCGCCTGAAGGGCTGGGTGCCATCAAAGCGGTGCTGGCTAATCAGGTGCAGCGCGCGATGAATCTGTTTTTTGGTTCGGTGCTGGCCACCATCTCCCTGACCGTGCCGGCGGTGACCCTGATCGCCACGCTGACCCATCAGGAACTGGTGTTTGGGCTGGAGCCTCCGCACATGGTGATGATGATCGCCGTGCTGATTCTCTGCCATATTTCGTTCTCTACCGGGCGCACCAATGTGCTGAACGGCGCGGCGCATCTGGCGCTGTTTGTCGGCTATCTGATGACCATTATGCTGTAA
- the chaB gene encoding putative cation transport regulator ChaB, whose product MPYQSRDDLPDNVKHVLPAHAQDIYQQAFNSAWDQYKDKQDRRDDESQEEVAHKVAWSAVKEKYAKGDDDKWHPKK is encoded by the coding sequence ATGCCTTATCAGTCACGTGACGATTTACCTGACAACGTCAAACACGTTCTGCCTGCACACGCACAGGATATCTATCAGCAGGCGTTTAACAGCGCCTGGGATCAGTATAAAGATAAGCAGGATCGCCGCGACGATGAGTCGCAGGAAGAGGTGGCGCACAAAGTGGCCTGGTCCGCCGTCAAAGAGAAGTATGCAAAAGGCGACGATGACAAGTGGCATCCTAAAAAGTGA